The Sphingosinicella flava genome includes the window CTTCATCGCGCCCGCCGCCAGCGCGCGCCTTGGCCGATCATTGCCCTTGTTGGTTATACGAACGCCGGGAAATCGACCCTTTTCAACCGTTTGACCCGCGCTGACGTGATGGCGGAGAATTTGCTCTTCGCGACGCTCGATCCCACGATGCGGGAGATTGGCCTTCCGGGGATCGACAAGACGATCCTGTCCGACACCGTGGGCTTCATTTCCGACCTTCCGACTCAGCTCGTCGCCGCCTTCCGTGCAACCTTGGAGGAGGTGATTTCGGCCGACCTCATCATCCACGTCCGCGACATTTCCCATCCTGACAGCGAAGCGCAGCGGCAGGATGTCGAGGATGTTCTAGAGGAAATCGGCGCGGCGGGAGAGGAGGGGGCTCCGATCCTGGAAGCCTGGAACAAGATCGACAGCCTCGATGAGCAGGAAGCGTCGCGGGTTCGCGAAGAAGCCCGGCGCCGTGAAAATATCGTGGCGATTTCAGCGCTTACTGGAGAAGGCCTGGACGATCTCTTGACGCTCGGCGCCGAGCGCCTGCGGGAGGGGGCATCGGTATATGACATCACTTTGCCCGTATCCGCCGGCGAAGCGATCGCTTGGCTCCACGCCAATGGCGAGGTGTTGAACCAAGTGCATGAGAATCTGGACGTCGGACTGAGCGTTCGCCTGTCCGGCGCGAATTGGGCCCGGTTTCAGGCCAATTACGCCCAGTAATCAGCTAGCCGCCTTCGCCTTCTGCCAAAGGGCTTCGAGCCGATCGATATTAAGGCCTGACAACGGCTTCTCTGCCATATCTTCCACTTTGCGGAAGCGCCGTTCAAAGCGTGCCGTGGCGTCCCGCAATGCAGCTTCGGGATCGATACCGAGATGGCGAGCATAGTTGACCACCGAAAAGAGCAGATCCCCGACCTCGGCAATTCTTTCATCAGCCGTTCCAGCGGCTTCGATTTCAGCCAGTTCCTCATCGATCTTGGCGCGCGGGCCGCTAGCGTCAGGCCAGTCGAAACCGACCCGCGCGGCGCGGCGCTGGATCTTCTCGGCGCGTTTCAGAGCCGGGAGCGCAAGCGCGACGCCAGCCAGCGCACTTTTATCGTCATGACCGCCGCGCTCTTCGGCCTTCAAGGCTTCCCAACCGGGACTTTCCGCCGCATTGCCAAAGACATGCGGGTGGCGGCGGATCATCTTGTCACAGATGCCGACGATCACGTCATCCAGCGTGAAAGTGCCAGCTTCTTCGGCGATACGCGCATGGTAGACGACCTGGAGCTGGAGATCGCCGAGTTCGTCCTTGAGCGCGGCCATGTCGCGGCGATCGATGGCATCGGCGACTTCGTAGGCTTCCTCAAGCGTATAAGGCGCGATGGTTTCAAACGTCTGTTCGCGGTCCCATGCGCAGCCAGCTTCCGGATCGCGCAATCGCGCCATAATTCGTACAAGTTCCGGCAGGGAAGTTCCCCGTAATTCGTCCAATTCGTTCATTCTTTAAGTCCGATAATATACATTATGTTAAATGCTGATGTTTGAGGCAGCTGGTGTGATTACGATGGCGATGCGATGGCGATGGCGGTGCGATGGTGGTCGGGTGTGCCATGAGTTTTCGTCCGTCATGGCCGGAGGACGAGCCAGGTGCCTTCGACGCCCCAGCTGGACAGGCTCGACAGGAAGTTCATGCCGAGGACGTTGGTGTCGCCGAAGGTTTCGGAGACATGGACCGGAAAGTCCTCGCGGACGATCTCGCCGATCTGGAGGCGTTTGACGCGGGCGCGGTCGGCGGTGACGGTGCCGTTGGCGGTTTCGACGGCGACCGGGAAGCCGCCGGACAGCTCGACACCAGCCTGGGCGGCCGTGACGCTGTTGAGGCTGGTGATCGTGGCGCCGCTGTCGACCAGGAAGCGGACCGGCTGACCGTTGAGGCGCCCCTCGATCC containing:
- a CDS encoding retropepsin-like aspartic protease family protein — protein: MSANDSANAVYILLLLMLIGSALFARQIPMRSGLKMALGWLIIFFIAFAAFTLRDDFRSFGNRLSAEWNGGAVQQGKELRIPRADDGHYWIEGRLNGQPVRFLVDSGATITSLNSVTAAQAGVELSGGFPVAVETANGTVTADRARVKRLQIGEIVREDFPVHVSETFGDTNVLGMNFLSSLSSWGVEGTWLVLRP
- the mazG gene encoding nucleoside triphosphate pyrophosphohydrolase, which produces MNELDELRGTSLPELVRIMARLRDPEAGCAWDREQTFETIAPYTLEEAYEVADAIDRRDMAALKDELGDLQLQVVYHARIAEEAGTFTLDDVIVGICDKMIRRHPHVFGNAAESPGWEALKAEERGGHDDKSALAGVALALPALKRAEKIQRRAARVGFDWPDASGPRAKIDEELAEIEAAGTADERIAEVGDLLFSVVNYARHLGIDPEAALRDATARFERRFRKVEDMAEKPLSGLNIDRLEALWQKAKAAS
- the hflX gene encoding GTPase HflX — encoded protein: MSVFNRDESADVARGARAIVALPEMGGEGRRDTDARLAEAAGLAEAIGIDVIEKLAFRIRGAKPATLFGSGQVETIAQSARMHEAELVIIDGAVTPIQQKNLEKAINAKIIDRTGLILEIFGERAATAEGRLQVELAHLDYQAGRLVRSWTHLERQRGGFGFLGGPGETQIEADRRQIRDRMAKLRKELEQVTRTRTLHRARRQRAPWPIIALVGYTNAGKSTLFNRLTRADVMAENLLFATLDPTMREIGLPGIDKTILSDTVGFISDLPTQLVAAFRATLEEVISADLIIHVRDISHPDSEAQRQDVEDVLEEIGAAGEEGAPILEAWNKIDSLDEQEASRVREEARRRENIVAISALTGEGLDDLLTLGAERLREGASVYDITLPVSAGEAIAWLHANGEVLNQVHENLDVGLSVRLSGANWARFQANYAQ